A region from the Medicago truncatula cultivar Jemalong A17 chromosome 6, MtrunA17r5.0-ANR, whole genome shotgun sequence genome encodes:
- the LOC11413122 gene encoding galactose mutarotase — translation MADQNKKPEIFELNNGTMQLLVTNLGCTITSFSVPAKDGVLSDVVLGLDSVESYQKGLAPYFGCIVGRVANRIKNGKFTLDGVEYSLPLNKAPNTLHGGNVGFDKKVWDVLEYKKGETPSITFKYDSHDGEEGYPGDITVTATYTLTSSTTMRLDMEGVAKNKPTIINLAQHTYWNLAGHSSGNILDHSIKISANHVTPVDQNTVPTGEIVPVKGTPFDFTSEKRIGDTINQVGLGYDHNYVLDCGEEKAGLRHAAKVRDPSSSRVLNLWTNAPGVQFYTGNYVDNVTGKGGAVYGKHAGLCLETQGFPDAVNKPNFPSVVVKPGEKYQHSMLFEFSIE, via the exons atGGCGGATCAGAACAAAAAACCTGAGATCTTTGAACTCAACAATGGCACCATGCAGCTCCTTGTTACCAATCTTGGTTGCACTATCACCTCCTTCTCTGTTCCTGCCAAAGAtg GTGTGTTATCCGATGTTGTTCTTGGCCTTGACTCTGTTGAATCCTATCAG AAAGGTCTAGCTCCTTATTTTGGCTGCATTGTGGGTCGGGTTGCAAACCGGATTAAGAATGGAAAGTTTACACTTGATGGGGTTGAGTACTCGTTGCCTCTCAACAAAGCCCCAAACACTCTCCACG GTGGAAATGTTGGGTTTGATAAGAAGGTATGGGATGTACTTGAATATAAAAAAGGCGAAACTCCATCAATTACTTTTAAGTATGACAGTCATGATGGAGAGGAAG GTTATCCTGGCGACATCACTGTCACTGCAACTTACACGCTCACCTCAAGCACGACTATGAGGCTCGACATGGAAGGAGTGGCAAAGAACAAGCCAACCATCATTAACTTAGCTCAGCATACCTATTGGAACTTAGCTGGCCATAGCTCAGGGAATATTCTCGATCATTCAATTAAGATATCGGCTAATCATGTCACTCCTGTTGATCAGAACACCGTGCCAACCGGTGAAATTGTGCCCGTGAAGGGTACTCCTTTTGATTTCACATCTGAGAAAAGAATAGGTGATACCATTAATCAAGTTGGTTTAGGATATGACCACAATTACGTGCTTGACTGTGGCGAAGAGAAAGCCGGTTTGAGGCATGCTGCAAAAGTTAGGGATCCATCAAGTTCAAGGGTACTTAACTTGTGGACAAATGCACCTGGGGTGCAATTTTATACTGGAAATTACGTCGACAATGTAACCGGCAAAGGAGGAGCTGTATATGGAAAGCATGCCGGATTATGTCTCGAAACACAAGGATTCCCTGATGCAGTAAACAAACCGAATTTTCCATCCGTTGTTGTTAAACCTGGCGAGAAGTATCAGCATTCTATGTTGTTTGAGTTTTCGATTGAATAA
- the LOC11415048 gene encoding phosphoethanolamine N-methyltransferase — protein MAHLEAMKQGGEDEREVQRSYWKEHCVNLSVESMMLDSNASHLDKEERPEVLSLLPSYEGKSVLELGAGIGRFTAELAQKAGQLLAVDFIESAIKKNENTNGHHKNVKFMCADVTSPNLHISEGSVDLIFSNWLLMYLSDEEVKNLAERMVKWLNVNGCIFFRESCFHQSGDSKRKYNPTHYREPRFYTKVFKECHMSDDNGNSFELSLVGCKCIGAYVRNKKNQNQICWIWQKVKSQDDRRFQRFLDSVEYNHKDILLYEHVYGHGFVSTGGLETTREIVAKLGLKPGQKVLDVGCGIGGGDFYMAENFDVEVVAIDLSINMISLAIERAIGLKYAVEFECVDCTKKSYPDKTFDVIYSRDTLLHIKDKPTLFRSFYKWLKPGGTLLITDYCKSVGSLSVEYAEYIKKRGYYIHDMKAYFQMLENAGFDDVIAVDQTNLFLKTLQMELNALENKKVDFIDDFSEDDYNEIVERWKAKQMRGVAGEQIWGLFIAKKK, from the exons GTACTTTCTCTATTACCATCATATGAAGGAAAATCAGTTTTAGAGCTTGGAGCAGGTATTGGAAGATTTACAGCTGAATTGGCTCAGAAAGCTGGCCAGTTGCTTGCTGTGGACTTCATTGAGAGTGCAATAAAGAAG AATGAAAATactaatggacaccacaagaatgTCAAGTTCATGTGTGCTGATGTCACATCTCCAAATTTGCATATTTCTGAAGGATCAGTTGATTTGATATTCTCAAATTGGTTACTCATGTATCTTTCAGATGAAGAg GTTAAAAACTTAGCTGAAAGGATGGTCAAATGGTTAAATGTTAATGGATGTATATTCTTTAGAGAATCTTGTTTCCACCAATCTGGAGATTCAAAGAGAAAATACAATCCAACTCACTATAGGGAACCAAGATTTTACACTAAG GTATTTAAAGAGTGTCATATGAGTGATGATAATGGGAACTCCTTTGAGCTTTCTCTTGTGGGCTGCAAATGCATTGGAGCTTATGTTAGAAATAAGAAGAATCAAAATCAG ATTTGTTGGATATGGCAAAAAGTTAAATCACAAGATGATAGACGGTTCCAAAGGTTCTTAGATAGTGTTGAGTATAACCATAAGGATATCTTACTTTATGAACATGTTTATGGTCATGGCTTTGTGAGCACAGGAGGACTTG AAACAACAAGGGAAATTGTGGCAAAGTTAGGACTAAAGCCAGGTCAAAAAGTACTAGATGTTGGTTGTGGTATTGGAGGAGGTGACTTTTACATGGCTGAAAATTTTGATGTTGAGGTTGTTGCTATTGACCTCTCCATCAACATGATTTCTCTAGCTATCGAACGTGCCATCGGACTCAAATACGCGGTTGAATTTGAATGCGTTGATTGCACAAAAAAATCGTATCCTGATAAGACCTTCGATGTAATCTACAGTCGCGACACCTTATTACACATCAAA GATAAACCAACATTGTTCAGATCATTTTATAAGTGGTTGAAGCCTGGAGGTACACTTTTAATTACTGACTATTGCAAAAGTGTTGGAAGTCTTTCAGTAGAATATGCAGAGTATATAAAAAAGAGAGGATATTATATCCATGACATGAAAGCATATTTTCAG ATGCTTGAGAATGCTGGATTTGATGATGTCATTGCTGTTGATCAAACCAATTTG tTCTTGAAAACTCTACAAATGGAGTTGAATGCCCTTGAGAACAAGAAGGTTGATTTCATTGATGATTTCTCTGAG GATGACTATAatgaaattgttgaaagatGGAAGGCTAAGCAGATGAGAGGTGTAGCTGGTGAGCAGATATGGGGATTGTTCATTGCCAAGAAAAAATGA
- the LOC11422226 gene encoding vacuolar protein sorting-associated protein 26C, with protein MSVHLKLSRPNRIYRPSELLEGKIIVKTQSSISHYGIRLTIKGSVNLQVRGGSAGVVESFYGVIKPIPIVKRTVEVQSSRKIGSGTTEIPFSLNLRQDEDLERFYETFHGADISIQYLLTVDISRGYLHKSLSATTEFIIESDKGDLLQRPIPPEMVIFYITQDTQRHPLLPELKSGGFRVTGKICTQCSLSSPLNGELTVERSAVPIQSIDIQLFRVESILHGEKIVTETSLIQTTQIADGDVCRNLTLPIYVILPRLLTCPTIFAGPFSIEFKVAVVITFQSELSKLQKKSDSRTPRLWLAMEMLPLELVRTM; from the exons ATGTCTGTTCACCTCAAACTCTCTCGTCCCAATCGTATCTATCGCCCTTCT GAACTTcttgaaggaaaaataattgtaaaaacaCAGTCTTCAATTTCACACTATGGAATTCGTCTTACTATCAAAGGATCTGTCAACTTACAG GTTCGTGGTGGATCAGCTGGGGTTGTTGAGTCATTCTATGGTGTTATTAAGCCAATCCCAATTGT GAAAAGGACAGTTGAGGTCCAATCTTCCAGAAAGATCGGTTCGGGTACAACAGAG ATACCATTTTCATTGAATCTTAGACAGGATGAGGATTTAGAAAGATTTTATGAGACTTTCCATGGGGCAGATATTAGTATCCAG TATTTATTGACTGTAGATATATCTCGTGGATACTTGCATAAATCACTATCAGCAACGACGGAGTTTATTATTGAAAGTGATAAAG GTGATCTTCTGCAAAGACCAATACCTCCTGAGATGGTCATCTTTTACATTACTCAAGACACTCAACGACATCCTCTTCTTCCTGAATTAAAATCCG GTGGATTCCGAGTGACAGGAAAAATATGTACTCAATGTTCTTTGTCTAGTCCTCTTAATGGTGAGCTAACTGTAGAACGATCAGCGGTTCCAATTCAGTCAATTGACATTCAGTTATTCCGCGTTGAATCCATTCTTCATGGAGAAAAAATTGTGACTGAAACCTCTCTGATTCAAACAACTCAG ATAGCAGATGGAGATGTGTGCCGTAATTTGACCCTGCCTATCTATGTAATACTTCCCCGTCTTTTGACCTGTCCAACAATCTTTGCCGG TCCCTTTTCAATTGAGTTCAAAGTTGCAGTTGTTATAACCTTCCAGTCAGAGCTATCTAAATTGCAGAAAAAGTCTGATTCAAGAACTCCACGACTCTGG CTGGCAATGGAAATGTTACCGCTTGAATTGGTTCGTACAATGTAA